Proteins from one Juglans microcarpa x Juglans regia isolate MS1-56 chromosome 1S, Jm3101_v1.0, whole genome shotgun sequence genomic window:
- the LOC121245813 gene encoding adenosylhomocysteinase, translating to MALVVEKTTAGREYKVKDMSQADFGRLEIELAEIEMPGLMSCRSEFGPSQPFKGARITGSLHMTIQTAVLIETLTALGAEVRWCSCNIFSTQDHAAAAIARDSAAVFAWKGETLQEYWWCTERALDWGPGGGPDLIVDDGGDATLLIHEGVKAEEIYLKSGTLPDPASTDNAEFQIVLTIIRDGLKTDPKRYHKMKDRLVGVSEETTTGVKRLYQMQLNGTLLFPAINVNDSVTKSKFDNLYGCRHSLPDGLMRATDVMIAGKVAVVCGYGDVGKGCASALKQAGARVIVTEIDPICALQALMEGIPVLTLEDVVSEADIFVTTTGNKDIIMVSDMKKMKNNAIVCNIGHFDNEIDMLGLENYPGVKRITIKPQTDRWVFPETNSGIIVLAEGRLMNLGCATGHPSFVMSCSFTNQVIAQLELWKEKTSGKYEKKVYVLPKHLDEKVAALHLGKLGAKLTKLSKDQADYISVPIEGPYKPAHYRY from the exons ATGGCTTTGGTGGTGGAGAAAACCACGGCTGGCCGTGAATACAAGGTCAAAGACATGTCTCAGGCCGACTTCGGCCGACTTGAGATCGAGCTCGCCGAGATCGAGATGCCTGGGCTCATGTCCTGCCGCTCCGAGTTCGGTCCCTCCCAGCCCTTCAAGGGAGCCAGGATCACCGGTTCCCTCCACATGACCATCCAGACAGCCGTCCTCATCGAGACCCTCACTGCCCTCGGCGCCGAGGTCCGCTGGTGCTCCTGCAACATCTTCTCCACCCAGGACCATGCCGCAGCCGCCATTGCTCGCGACTCCGCTGCGGTTTTCGCCTGGAAGGGCGAGACCCTCCAGGAGTACTGGTGGTGCACCGAGCGCGCCCTCGACTGGGGCCCCGGCGGTGGCCCCGACCTTATCGTCGATGACGGTGGTGACGCCACCCTCTTGATCCACGAGGGTGTCAAGGCCGAGGAGATCTACTTGAAGAGTGGGACACTCCCTGACCCTGCCTCAACCGACAACGCCGAGTTCCAGATTGTGCTCACCATTATCAGAGATGGGCTCAAGACCGATCCCAAGAGGTACCACAAGATGAAGGACAGACTGGTCGGAGTGTCGGAGGAGACCACAACCGGGGTTAAGAGGCTCTACCAGATGCAGTTAAATGGTACTTTGCTGTTCCCCGCTATTAACGTTAACGACTCTGTCACCAAGAGCAAg TTCGATAACTTGTACGGTTGCCGCCACTCCCTCCCTGATGGCTTGATGAGAGCTACTGATGTTATGATTGCTGGCAAGGTTGCTGTGGTCTGTGGATATGGTGATGTTGGAAAGGGCTGTGCTTCTGCCTTGAAGCAAGCTGGTGCCCGTGTTATTGTGACCGAGATTGATCCAATTTGTGCTCTCCAGGCCCTCATGGAAGGCATCCCTGTCCTGACCCTTGAGGACGTTGTTTCAGAGGCTGACATCTTCGTTACCACCACTGGTAACAAGGACATCATCATGGTGAGTgacatgaagaagatgaagaacaatGCCATTGTCTGTAACATTGGCCACTTTGACAATGAGATTGACATGCTTGGGCTCGAGAACTACCCGGGCGTGAAGCGCATCACCATCAAGCCTCAAACAGACAGGTGGGTATTCCCCGAGACCAACTCGGGCATCATTGTTTTGGCCGAGGGTCGGCTCATGAACTTGGGTTGTGCCACAGGGCACCCTAGTTTTGTGATGTCCTGTTCCTTCACGAACCAGGTGATTGCCCAGCTGGAGTTGTGGAAGGAGAAGACAAGTGGAAAATACGAGAAGAAGGTATATGTGTTGCCTAAGCACCTTGATGAGAAGGTTGCTGCGCTACACCTTGGCAAGCTTGGGGCTAAGCTCACCAAGCTCAGCAAGGACCAGGCTGATTACATTAGCGTGCCCATTGAGGGACCTTACAAGCCTGCTCACTACAGGTACTGA